In Hypanus sabinus isolate sHypSab1 unplaced genomic scaffold, sHypSab1.hap1 scaffold_813, whole genome shotgun sequence, a single window of DNA contains:
- the LOC132390245 gene encoding uncharacterized protein LOC132390245 gives FSRPASEPVTVYASEGEPASLSLPLFPSSSGTPGLDCGWLRQDSDGSSHSLQGPGVEIDEAGLRLTIGTVRPEDRGLYTGFLSLGGATLRRTVRLELIRVRSSTEGPVSLGSSLRLEVINSGPDTFDGLSCRHENASGAEESTPAPGQGAFLIPHVRPSDAGLWTCEVWQRGRAVGSITYSLDMTELAKQGSLGPGPQSDRATIAYAFLGFPLLIVAVVCVILARWKCCRRHFPALEVTLTSGELPPKKV, from the exons GCTTCTCCCGTCCGGCGTCGGAACCCGTCACAGTCTACGCCAGCGAGGGGGAGCCTGCCAGCTTGTCGCTGCCCCTGTTCCCCAGCAGCTCCGGTACCCCGGGGCTCGACTGTGGCTGGCTGAGGCAAGACTCGGACGGGTCTTCTCACAGCCTGCAGGGGCCGGGGGTCGAGATCGATGAGGCCGGACTGCGGCTGACCATCGGGACCGTCCGCCCGGAGGACCGGGGTCTCTACACGGGCTTCCTCTCCCTGGGCGGGGCCACGCTGAGGCGCACCGTTCGTCTGGAATTAATCCGGG TGAGGTCCAGCACCGAGGGCCCGGTCTCCCTGGGGTCCTCCCTCCGCCTGGAAGTCATCAACAGCGGCCCGGACACCTTCGACGGGCTCTCCTGCCGCCACGAGAACGCCAGCGGGGCCGAGGAGAGCACCCCGGCCCCGGGGCAGGGGGCCTTCCTCATCCCCCACGTCCGTCCCTCGGATGCGGGGCTCTGGACCTGCGAGGTCTGGCAGCGAGGGAGGGCCGTGGGTTCCATCACCTACTCTCTGGACATGACGG AGCTGGCGAAGCAAGGCTCGTTGGGCCCGGGGCCTCAGTCGGACCGAGCTACCATCGCGTACGCCTTCTTGGGCTTCCCGCTCCTGATCGTGGCGGTTGTCTGTGTCATCCTGGCCCgctggaag TGCTGCCGGCGACATTTCCCGGCCCTCGAGGTCACGTTGACCTCCGGTGAGTTGCCGCCGAAGAAGGTGTGA